The nucleotide window TCTACAGATATCTTCTAACTATTGAAACAGCAGTTGGAAACACTCTTCCAGATATTGTTATAACAATGATTATTGCATATATAGTTAAAAAAATTGCTCTTGCAAAAAAATAATAAATAATAAAAATGGTGCTATTGCATTTTAAAATTATAAAAATATAATTCTCTCAGGTATCAATAGTGTTTAATATCGCGAATTTTATTTTTACATATTTGCAACAGCCCCATTTTTTTTATATAAAATAGAAATAATTATAATAAATTCTGACAAAAAGTGGTATAATAAAAAGCGTTGAAAAACTTACTAAAAATATCAATAATAATTCTTGACAAAATTACTAAGGAATGGTATTATTAGTTGTGTAATTAAATGTAATATTATAGGGAGAGGGTAAATATGAGAGTTTATCTAGACAATAATGCCACAACAAAAATGGATAAAGAAGTTTTAGACGCAATGATGCCATACTTAACAGAGTTTTATGGAAACTCATCAAGTGTGCACCTATTTGGAAAAGAGACTAACAAAGCACTAATGGAGTCAAGAGCAAAGATAGCTAACTATCTTGGAATTACTCCTGATGAATTAATATTCACAGCATCAGGAAGCGAAGCTGACAATTTGGCCATTAGAGGTATCGCTAGAGCATATAAAAACAGAGGAAAACATATAATAACAAGTCCTATAGAGCACCCAGCAGTAAAAAATACATTGAAAGACTTAGAAGAAGATGGGTATGAAATCACTACTCTTCCAGTTGATGAAAATGGACTTTTACACATTGAGGATGTAAAAAATGCTATCAGAGAGGATACTATCCTTATTACTGTAATGCATGCAAACAATGAAGTTGGAACTTTCCAACCAATTGAAGAGATAGGAAAATTAGCAAAAGAACATAGAATTATATTCCATGTTGACGCAGTTCAAACAATGGGAAAACTAGATATTAAACCAAAAGAGATGGGAATTGACCTATTATCATTCTCAGGACATAAATTCTACGGACCAAAAGGAATAGGAGGACTATTCTGGAGAACAGGAGTCAGATTTGGTAAAGTACTTACAGGTGGAGGACAAGAAAAGAAGAGAAGACCTGGTACATCAAATATTCCTGCAATAGTTGGAATGGCAAAAGCATTGGAAATAGCATATAGAGATATGGATGCAGAATGGAAAAAAGAAGAGGAATTAAGAGATTACTTTGAAACTCAAATCCTTGACAGAGTTCCAGAAATTGTTGTCAATGCAAGAGGAGTTAGAAGACTTCCAGGAACTTCAAGTGTTACATTTAAATATCTTGAAGGAGAATCAATTCTTTTAAGCTTAAGCTATAAAGGAATTGCGGTAAGTTCTGGTTCGGCTTGTTCATCAGATGACTTACAAGCATCTCACGTTTTACTTGCAATGGGAATCAAACCTGAATTTGCACATGGAACAATCAGATTTGGTATTGGAAAATACAATACAAAAGAAGAGATTGATTATGTACTTGACAGCGTAGTAGAAGTTGTAAATAAATTAAG belongs to Fusobacterium sp. DD2 and includes:
- a CDS encoding cysteine desulfurase family protein; this encodes MRVYLDNNATTKMDKEVLDAMMPYLTEFYGNSSSVHLFGKETNKALMESRAKIANYLGITPDELIFTASGSEADNLAIRGIARAYKNRGKHIITSPIEHPAVKNTLKDLEEDGYEITTLPVDENGLLHIEDVKNAIREDTILITVMHANNEVGTFQPIEEIGKLAKEHRIIFHVDAVQTMGKLDIKPKEMGIDLLSFSGHKFYGPKGIGGLFWRTGVRFGKVLTGGGQEKKRRPGTSNIPAIVGMAKALEIAYRDMDAEWKKEEELRDYFETQILDRVPEIVVNARGVRRLPGTSSVTFKYLEGESILLSLSYKGIAVSSGSACSSDDLQASHVLLAMGIKPEFAHGTIRFGIGKYNTKEEIDYVLDSVVEVVNKLRAISPLWNAYQEGK